In one Chitinophaga sancti genomic region, the following are encoded:
- a CDS encoding Mrp/NBP35 family ATP-binding protein: MITTEQILKALSNVEEPDLGKDLVTLNMVKDIEIDGNKVTFTVVLTTPACPLKDLIRNACINAVHHLVSKDAEVHVNMTANVNSNRKDGKSLLPGVKNIIVVASGKGGVGKSTVAANLALALSEGGAKVGLMDADIYGPSVPIMFGVRGHRPMMTNVDGKGMIVPLEKHGIKLMSIGLLIDEKQAVVWRGPMASSALKQFITDVHWGDLDYLVIDMPPGTGDIHLTLVQTVPVTGAVIVTTPQDVALADAKKGIAMFDGPQINVPIIGLVENMSYFTPAELPNNKYYIFGKDGGKRLAEDLEIPFLGQIPIVQSIREGGDEGVPAMLGGEDATKLAFMGFASTAARSIAMRNANVAPTKIVEVFV, from the coding sequence ATGATCACTACGGAACAGATTTTAAAGGCTTTGAGCAATGTGGAAGAGCCTGATCTGGGGAAGGACCTGGTAACGCTTAACATGGTGAAAGACATTGAGATAGATGGGAATAAAGTGACCTTCACTGTTGTGCTTACTACCCCTGCCTGTCCACTGAAAGATCTGATCAGAAATGCCTGTATCAATGCTGTCCATCACCTGGTAAGCAAAGATGCTGAAGTGCATGTAAATATGACTGCCAACGTAAACTCCAACCGTAAGGATGGAAAAAGCCTGCTGCCAGGGGTGAAGAATATCATCGTGGTAGCTTCCGGAAAGGGTGGCGTAGGTAAGTCTACTGTAGCGGCCAACCTGGCCCTCGCCCTGAGTGAAGGCGGCGCCAAAGTAGGGTTGATGGATGCAGATATTTACGGACCTTCAGTACCTATTATGTTTGGGGTTCGTGGTCATCGTCCAATGATGACGAATGTAGACGGCAAGGGCATGATCGTTCCTTTGGAGAAGCATGGTATCAAGCTGATGTCCATCGGTTTACTGATCGATGAGAAGCAGGCGGTAGTTTGGCGTGGTCCGATGGCCAGCAGCGCGCTCAAGCAATTCATCACCGATGTACACTGGGGTGACCTGGATTACCTGGTCATCGATATGCCTCCTGGCACTGGTGATATTCACCTGACCCTGGTACAAACCGTACCGGTGACGGGTGCTGTGATTGTGACCACTCCGCAGGATGTGGCACTGGCAGATGCGAAGAAAGGTATTGCTATGTTCGATGGTCCACAGATCAATGTACCGATCATCGGCCTGGTGGAGAACATGTCTTATTTTACACCGGCTGAACTGCCAAACAACAAGTATTACATCTTTGGTAAAGATGGTGGTAAGCGCCTGGCAGAAGACCTGGAGATTCCGTTCCTGGGGCAGATTCCAATTGTACAGAGTATTCGTGAAGGTGGGGATGAAGGTGTACCAGCTATGCTGGGTGGCGAGGATGCGACCAAACTGGCATTTATGGGATTTGCAAGTACGGCTGCAAGGAGTATTGCGATGAGGAATGCGAACGTAGCGCCTACGAAGATTGTAGAAGTATTTGTATAA
- a CDS encoding carboxypeptidase-like regulatory domain-containing protein, translating to MHKKISYILFSLLFLPFLLKAQFTQFRDSIIQISGITMTADSLRAVPAVSILIKGQNRGTISNSQGVFSIVAFKGDTLTFSAIGYKKKNFRIPLALSGNAYSLLQLMVDDTTYLPVTIIKPYPSKEEFEKAFVSSDIPDDQYELARRNTEQAKLRAVSRYVPPDAAEATNMYFNRQAQNLYYAGQLPPQNIMNPLAWAQFIQAWKRGDFKSGSNKSYGYGY from the coding sequence ATGCACAAGAAGATTTCCTACATACTGTTTTCACTTTTGTTCCTACCTTTTCTGCTGAAAGCACAGTTTACGCAGTTCAGGGATAGTATCATCCAGATTTCTGGTATTACAATGACGGCAGATAGTCTCAGGGCCGTTCCTGCAGTGAGTATCCTCATCAAAGGACAGAACAGGGGTACCATCTCTAATTCGCAGGGTGTGTTCTCCATCGTGGCCTTTAAAGGTGATACACTGACCTTCTCTGCAATTGGTTATAAGAAGAAAAATTTCAGGATCCCGTTGGCACTGTCAGGTAATGCTTATTCCCTCCTGCAGCTCATGGTAGACGATACTACTTACCTGCCGGTAACGATCATCAAACCTTATCCTTCTAAAGAAGAGTTTGAAAAAGCATTTGTAAGTTCGGATATTCCTGATGACCAGTATGAACTGGCGAGAAGGAATACGGAGCAGGCGAAATTGAGGGCGGTTTCAAGATATGTGCCACCAGATGCTGCTGAGGCAACGAATATGTACTTCAACAGGCAGGCACAGAACCTGTATTATGCAGGACAGTTACCACCGCAGAATATTATGAACCCGCTGGCATGGGCACAGTTCATACAGGCCTGGAAGCGAGGGGATTTCAAGAGTGGAAGTAATAAATCATACGGATACGGGTATTAA
- a CDS encoding 3-hydroxyacyl-CoA dehydrogenase family protein, which yields MFSSKKIAVIGAGTMGNGIAHVFAQNDFTVTLIDVSAPALERALQTIEKNLDRQVTKETITAEKKAQTLQNISTATDLANGVKNADLVVEAATENTALKLKIFQDLDLHAQPEAILATNTSSISITKIAAATKRPGKVIGMHFMNPVPVMKLVEIINGYATEKSVTDTIVALSEQLGKVPCVVNDYPGFIANRILMPMINEAISSLYEGVAGVAEIDTVMKLGMAHPMGPLQLADFIGLDVCLSILRVLQDGFGNPKYAPCPLLVNMVTAGYLGVKSGEGFYKYGKGNKDLVVSDRFQ from the coding sequence ATGTTCTCATCAAAAAAAATTGCCGTGATCGGTGCCGGCACCATGGGTAATGGCATCGCACACGTTTTCGCCCAAAACGATTTTACAGTTACCCTGATCGATGTATCTGCCCCTGCCCTGGAACGCGCACTCCAAACCATCGAAAAAAACCTCGACAGACAGGTAACCAAAGAAACGATCACTGCCGAAAAAAAAGCCCAAACCTTGCAAAACATTAGCACTGCTACCGATCTGGCAAATGGTGTAAAAAATGCGGACCTCGTAGTGGAAGCTGCCACCGAAAACACGGCCCTGAAACTGAAAATATTCCAGGACCTGGATCTGCATGCACAACCTGAGGCCATCCTCGCCACCAATACCTCCTCCATTTCCATCACGAAAATTGCTGCTGCCACCAAACGCCCTGGCAAGGTGATTGGGATGCACTTTATGAACCCCGTGCCCGTGATGAAACTGGTGGAGATCATCAATGGCTATGCTACCGAAAAAAGCGTGACCGATACCATCGTAGCGCTTTCTGAACAACTGGGTAAGGTGCCCTGTGTCGTGAACGATTACCCGGGCTTCATTGCCAACAGGATCTTAATGCCCATGATCAATGAAGCCATCAGTTCCCTCTACGAAGGGGTAGCCGGTGTGGCAGAAATTGATACCGTAATGAAACTGGGAATGGCACATCCGATGGGGCCTTTGCAACTAGCCGATTTCATCGGACTGGATGTATGCTTGTCTATTCTGCGGGTATTGCAGGATGGGTTTGGAAATCCGAAATATGCCCCTTGTCCGCTGCTGGTGAACATGGTAACTGCAGGCTACCTGGGAGTGAAAAGCGGGGAAGGATTTTATAAATACGGGAAGGGAAATAAGGATTTGGTTGTAAGTGATCGCTTTCAATAA
- a CDS encoding IMPACT family protein, giving the protein MEVYFTIEKTARAEFKDRGSKFLAYAWPVKSVEQVKEYLQEVKKEHPKATHHCFAYRLGTDGLQFRASDDGEPSGTAGKPILGQIDSKGLTDTLVVVVRYFGGTLLGAPGLINAYKMSASMVLQVIPAVQKNVEAKYHLVFDYTILNDIMIIVKQQNCTVYAQELQLFCNMDIGIPKAVEELALLKLKDIHGLEIKKA; this is encoded by the coding sequence ATGGAAGTTTATTTTACTATAGAAAAAACAGCAAGGGCTGAATTCAAGGACAGGGGCAGCAAATTCCTGGCCTATGCATGGCCCGTGAAATCGGTGGAGCAGGTCAAAGAGTACCTGCAGGAAGTGAAGAAAGAACACCCCAAAGCTACGCATCATTGTTTTGCTTACAGGCTGGGTACAGATGGATTACAGTTTCGCGCCAGCGACGATGGCGAGCCTTCAGGTACTGCCGGAAAGCCAATACTGGGGCAGATCGACAGCAAGGGATTGACGGATACCCTGGTAGTGGTCGTGCGCTACTTTGGCGGTACATTGCTGGGGGCGCCAGGCCTCATCAATGCCTACAAAATGTCCGCATCCATGGTATTACAGGTCATACCTGCGGTGCAAAAGAATGTGGAGGCAAAGTATCACCTGGTTTTTGACTACACCATCCTGAATGATATTATGATCATTGTAAAACAGCAGAACTGTACCGTGTATGCACAGGAGTTACAGCTGTTCTGTAATATGGACATCGGGATCCCGAAAGCAGTAGAAGAGCTGGCGCTGTTGAAACTAAAAGATATTCATGGATTAGAAATAAAGAAGGCTTAA
- the ribD gene encoding bifunctional diaminohydroxyphosphoribosylaminopyrimidine deaminase/5-amino-6-(5-phosphoribosylamino)uracil reductase RibD, with the protein MDRHTDEFFMLRCIHLATLGAGHVAPNPMVGAVLVHEGRIIGEGYHKVYGQAHAEVNCINSVKEADRHLIPAATMYVSLEPCAHYGKTPPCANLIVAEKIPKVVIGCVDTFSAVAGKGIAILENAGIAVHTGILEAECRELNSRFFTFHEQKRPYIILKWAECQAGYMGTEDGHPVRISNRFTDRMVHRWRTEESSILVGSHTAVMDNPRLNNRLWTGKDPLRIVIDPHHKVPATHHLYDGSQPTFFFRGNTLAQLMQELHEQRVLSVLVEGGAATLTRFIEEGLWDEARVIRGAITLPGGLSAPRLKNAKLTTEISLEGDHIFTYHREQ; encoded by the coding sequence ATGGACCGCCATACAGATGAATTTTTCATGCTTCGTTGTATTCACCTCGCCACCCTGGGAGCAGGCCATGTCGCCCCAAACCCAATGGTAGGTGCTGTACTCGTACACGAAGGCAGAATAATAGGAGAGGGATACCATAAGGTATACGGGCAGGCGCATGCCGAAGTGAATTGTATCAATTCTGTAAAAGAAGCCGATCGCCACCTCATTCCAGCTGCCACCATGTACGTGAGCCTGGAGCCCTGCGCGCACTATGGCAAAACGCCCCCCTGCGCCAACCTGATCGTGGCCGAAAAGATCCCAAAAGTAGTCATCGGTTGCGTAGACACCTTCAGTGCTGTAGCCGGGAAAGGCATCGCCATCCTCGAAAATGCCGGTATTGCCGTACACACCGGCATCCTGGAAGCCGAATGCAGGGAACTTAACAGCCGCTTCTTTACTTTTCATGAACAAAAACGCCCCTATATCATATTAAAATGGGCCGAGTGCCAGGCCGGCTATATGGGCACAGAAGATGGTCATCCTGTGCGCATCTCCAACCGCTTTACCGACAGGATGGTACATCGCTGGAGAACAGAAGAAAGCAGCATCCTCGTAGGCAGCCATACCGCTGTGATGGATAATCCAAGGCTCAATAACCGCCTCTGGACAGGCAAAGACCCCCTGAGAATCGTGATAGACCCGCATCATAAAGTGCCAGCTACCCATCACCTGTACGATGGCAGTCAGCCTACCTTCTTCTTCAGGGGCAACACCCTGGCACAGCTGATGCAGGAACTGCATGAACAACGCGTACTCAGTGTGCTCGTGGAAGGAGGGGCAGCCACCCTCACCCGTTTTATTGAAGAAGGTCTCTGGGATGAGGCAAGAGTGATCAGAGGGGCAATCACCCTACCCGGAGGATTGTCGGCACCCCGGTTGAAAAATGCTAAGTTAACAACAGAAATATCGCTAGAGGGCGATCATATATTTACATACCACAGGGAACAATAA
- the prmC gene encoding peptide chain release factor N(5)-glutamine methyltransferase yields the protein MTIQVAFIQIIQALSPIHGDREAASIAHILMEHITGLGKMDRIVYKDRELTEDQADRFQKGLDALLRNEPVQYVTGTGWFYGMELQVTPDVLIPRPETEELAEWIIEDVKKAGKQPGNQETGLEMQGRILDTGKRIVTGLHPSILDIGTGSGAIPLAIKKNLPSAAVSAIDISAGALEVAKANAKKLSLDVNFSLVDVLDVNATAALPIFDIIVSNPPYICEQERAGMQEQVLDYEPNIALFVPDHDPLRFYRRIGELAQEKLAPGGGLYFEINEAYGAETVKLLEEQGYVEVVLKQDLFGKDRMVKAKKL from the coding sequence ATGACCATTCAGGTTGCATTTATACAGATCATTCAGGCCCTAAGCCCCATCCATGGCGATCGGGAGGCTGCCAGTATTGCCCATATATTAATGGAGCATATCACCGGCCTTGGCAAAATGGACAGGATCGTTTATAAAGACAGGGAACTCACTGAGGATCAGGCAGATCGCTTTCAGAAAGGCCTGGATGCCCTGCTCAGGAATGAGCCGGTGCAATATGTGACAGGAACGGGCTGGTTTTATGGCATGGAACTGCAGGTGACCCCGGATGTATTGATTCCAAGACCGGAAACGGAGGAACTGGCGGAGTGGATTATTGAAGATGTGAAGAAAGCGGGCAAGCAACCAGGAAACCAGGAAACGGGGCTCGAAATGCAGGGAAGAATATTGGATACAGGTAAAAGAATTGTAACAGGATTGCACCCCAGCATCCTGGACATTGGCACAGGCAGTGGCGCCATTCCATTAGCTATCAAGAAAAACCTCCCGTCAGCTGCTGTAAGCGCCATTGACATTAGTGCCGGCGCCCTGGAAGTGGCAAAGGCAAATGCAAAGAAATTATCACTGGATGTTAATTTTTCATTGGTGGATGTATTGGATGTAAATGCAACTGCTGCGCTACCAATATTTGATATTATAGTAAGCAATCCTCCTTATATCTGTGAACAGGAGCGTGCCGGCATGCAGGAGCAGGTACTGGATTATGAACCCAATATTGCCTTGTTTGTACCGGATCATGATCCCCTTCGTTTTTACCGGAGGATAGGTGAACTGGCGCAGGAGAAGTTGGCACCCGGAGGTGGATTATATTTTGAGATCAATGAGGCGTATGGAGCGGAGACTGTGAAATTGCTGGAAGAGCAGGGATATGTGGAGGTGGTACTGAAGCAGGATCTTTTTGGGAAAGACAGGATGGTGAAGGCGAAGAAACTTTAA
- a CDS encoding ExbD/TolR family protein, whose translation MNLRNRRNKNHVEMHSGALNDILFILLLFFLIVSTLANPNVIKLTLPKAKSNTKSKQTVVVSINDKREFFVGTNKVAFGSLKQMLAASIARDSKEVDPTIVVNAEKSVPVEDVVSIMEIAREIGARVVLATTKPPETN comes from the coding sequence ATGAACTTACGCAACAGAAGAAATAAAAATCATGTGGAGATGCACAGCGGGGCGCTGAATGACATCTTGTTCATTCTGCTGCTCTTCTTCCTGATCGTATCCACATTGGCGAATCCAAACGTAATCAAGCTGACTTTGCCAAAGGCAAAGAGCAATACCAAGTCTAAACAGACGGTGGTTGTCAGCATTAATGATAAGAGAGAATTCTTTGTAGGTACTAACAAGGTCGCCTTTGGAAGCCTGAAGCAGATGTTGGCGGCATCCATTGCACGGGATTCGAAAGAGGTAGATCCTACGATTGTGGTAAATGCAGAAAAATCAGTTCCGGTAGAGGATGTGGTGTCTATTATGGAGATAGCGCGTGAAATAGGAGCCAGGGTTGTATTGGCGACTACAAAACCGCCTGAAACGAATTAG
- a CDS encoding MotA/TolQ/ExbB proton channel family protein, whose amino-acid sequence MLLGLVTLLQDSLLSPKPDTVAAGTEAVAAADQHIRLLDLLAKGGVLMIPLGILSVIAVFSFVERYLTISKAGKLEDNFMPMIRDHISNGNIQAARSLSKNTNSPIARMIDKGIQRIGKPIESIEKSMENVGKLEIYKMEKNLVILSIISGIAPMFGFLGTIAGMIQTFFNISITSDITLGTIAGGIYVKMITSATGLIIGLVAYIGYSFLNAQIDKTINKMEAASAEFIDILQEPTR is encoded by the coding sequence ATGCTCTTAGGATTAGTAACATTACTCCAGGATTCCTTATTATCGCCCAAGCCCGATACAGTGGCTGCCGGCACCGAAGCAGTTGCCGCTGCCGATCAGCATATCAGGTTATTAGACCTGCTGGCAAAGGGGGGCGTACTCATGATCCCTCTGGGGATTCTCTCTGTTATCGCCGTTTTCTCCTTTGTAGAAAGGTATCTCACCATCTCCAAAGCTGGTAAACTGGAAGATAATTTCATGCCGATGATCCGTGATCATATCTCCAATGGCAACATCCAGGCTGCACGTTCTTTATCAAAGAACACTAACAGCCCTATTGCCCGTATGATCGACAAAGGCATCCAGCGTATAGGTAAGCCGATCGAGAGCATTGAAAAGTCTATGGAGAATGTAGGTAAGCTGGAAATATATAAAATGGAAAAGAACCTCGTGATCCTTTCTATTATCTCCGGTATTGCGCCTATGTTCGGATTCCTGGGTACCATCGCCGGTATGATCCAGACCTTCTTTAATATCTCTATCACTTCCGATATCACCCTGGGTACAATTGCCGGTGGTATCTATGTGAAGATGATCACTTCTGCAACGGGTCTGATTATCGGTCTGGTGGCCTATATCGGCTACAGCTTCCTGAATGCGCAGATAGACAAGACTATCAATAAAATGGAAGCTGCTTCTGCTGAGTTTATCGATATTTTACAGGAGCCAACCAGATAA
- the pepT gene encoding peptidase T: MFNNYKYTVTERFLRYVQIDTQSDPLSKSFPSTEKQKDLGRLLVQELHEIGISDVEMDEHGYVFATIPSNTTKDVPVICFCSHMDTSSDCSGTGVKPIIHMHYDGSDIELPEDNTVIKAALHPYLASKKGDDIITAAGNTLLGADDKAGVAEIMDAAHYLITHPEIKHGRIRILFTPDEEVGRGVEKLDMVKLGASFGYTMDGGELGSLEDESFSADAAKIVIEGVSVHPGTAKDKLVSAIKIAAEIVDALPKDGLSPEMTEDRQGFIHPVRVSGIVEHAEIDFILRDFVTAKLKDHADFLQNILDKVMAKYPTASAKLTVTEQYRNMKEVLNLHPQVTDYAEEAIRRAGVAPLKMIIRGGTDGSRLSFMGLPCPNIFTGEMALHGKSEYVSIQDMQKAVQTIVHLAQVWEEKA, from the coding sequence ATGTTCAATAATTACAAATACACCGTTACCGAGCGCTTCCTGCGCTACGTCCAGATAGATACGCAATCAGATCCACTGAGCAAGAGTTTTCCTTCCACAGAAAAACAAAAGGACCTCGGTCGCCTGCTTGTACAGGAACTGCATGAAATAGGTATCTCCGATGTTGAAATGGATGAACATGGCTATGTATTTGCCACCATCCCATCTAACACCACCAAAGATGTTCCTGTTATCTGTTTCTGCTCCCACATGGATACGAGCAGCGATTGCAGTGGCACAGGGGTAAAGCCGATCATCCACATGCATTATGATGGCAGCGACATCGAACTGCCGGAAGATAACACCGTTATCAAAGCTGCCCTTCACCCATACCTTGCCTCCAAAAAAGGAGACGATATCATCACTGCTGCCGGCAATACCCTGCTGGGCGCCGATGACAAGGCCGGTGTAGCAGAGATCATGGATGCTGCCCATTACCTGATCACACATCCTGAGATCAAACATGGCAGGATCCGCATCCTCTTCACACCTGATGAAGAAGTAGGCCGCGGTGTGGAAAAACTCGATATGGTGAAACTCGGGGCCAGCTTTGGTTATACAATGGATGGCGGGGAACTGGGTTCACTGGAAGATGAGAGCTTCAGTGCAGATGCTGCAAAGATCGTGATCGAAGGAGTGAGCGTACACCCGGGTACCGCAAAAGATAAACTGGTGAGTGCTATCAAGATAGCTGCGGAAATCGTAGATGCACTGCCTAAAGATGGTCTCTCTCCGGAAATGACCGAAGATCGCCAGGGCTTCATTCACCCGGTAAGGGTAAGTGGTATTGTAGAACATGCGGAGATCGATTTCATCCTGCGTGATTTCGTGACTGCCAAACTAAAAGACCATGCAGATTTCCTGCAAAATATCCTGGATAAGGTGATGGCGAAATATCCCACTGCCAGTGCGAAACTGACTGTTACGGAGCAGTACCGCAATATGAAAGAGGTGCTGAACCTGCATCCGCAGGTAACTGATTATGCTGAAGAAGCGATCCGCAGGGCAGGGGTAGCGCCACTGAAAATGATCATTCGGGGTGGTACTGATGGTTCCCGTCTTTCCTTTATGGGATTACCCTGTCCAAATATTTTCACGGGTGAAATGGCCCTGCATGGCAAGTCAGAATATGTGAGCATACAGGATATGCAGAAGGCGGTGCAGACGATTGTACACCTTGCACAGGTGTGGGAGGAGAAGGCCTGA
- the metE gene encoding 5-methyltetrahydropteroyltriglutamate--homocysteine S-methyltransferase, with amino-acid sequence MQTNVPGYPRIGSNRELKKANEAYWAGRISLEKLQMTARQLRRQNWETLRDAGVDLIPSNDFSYYDQVLDMCIMTNTIPARFHGLKATQITASSPELYFGMARGYQKNGFDLTAMEMTKWFDTNYHYLVPEFDGTQNFELAYNKALEEFEEAKALGIHTKPVIIGPVSFLLLGKIKEEPLQVADLLDKLLPVYISLLQSLEKAGATWIQIDEPTLVLDLTPQQQALFQYAYNKIAAVLSSAKLLLTTYFGSLQDNTALTLQLPVHALHIDLVRAPEQLERVLNLIPKHLQLSLGVVNGRNIWKNNYEQSVALIEQAIEVIGEERILIAASCSLLHTPYDLDLEELTPQFKNWMAFAKQKVYEVVDLAKILSGNQDLLLVNKAAMQDRATASIIHKPAVKARLAALTAADAHRTSEFTIRQQAQEAVLKLPLFPTTTIGSFPQTEDIRKLRADVKKGVITREAYDVAIRNAIGESVQLQESLHIDVLVHGEFERNDMVEYFGEQLEGFVFTKNGWVQSYGSRCVKPPVIYGDVSRPLPMTVEWSSYAQSLTRKPMKGMLTGPVTILQWSFVRDDQPRADTTLQIALAIRDEVNDLEKTGIRVIQVDEPAIREGLPLRRADWPAYLEWAVKAFRVAVSGVEDATQIHTHMCYSEFNDIIDSIAAMDADVITIETSRSQMELLEVFATFRYPYEIGPGVYDIHSPRVPTVAEMTGLLEKAVQLLPARNIWVNPDCGLKTRKWPETEQALRNMVTAAAQMRVAVQQVV; translated from the coding sequence ATGCAAACCAACGTTCCCGGCTATCCGCGTATTGGTAGCAATAGAGAATTAAAGAAAGCAAACGAAGCCTACTGGGCGGGCAGGATCTCCCTGGAGAAATTGCAGATGACAGCCCGGCAGCTTCGCCGGCAGAATTGGGAAACCCTGCGTGATGCAGGTGTTGACCTGATCCCTTCCAATGACTTTTCTTATTATGACCAGGTACTGGATATGTGTATTATGACCAATACCATTCCTGCCAGGTTTCATGGGCTGAAAGCCACACAGATCACGGCCAGCAGCCCTGAGCTGTACTTTGGCATGGCCCGCGGATACCAAAAAAATGGGTTTGATCTCACCGCCATGGAAATGACAAAATGGTTTGATACCAATTATCATTACCTGGTACCTGAATTTGATGGTACACAAAATTTTGAACTGGCGTATAATAAGGCCCTGGAAGAATTTGAGGAAGCAAAAGCATTGGGCATTCATACCAAACCTGTGATCATCGGGCCTGTGAGCTTTTTGCTCTTAGGTAAAATTAAAGAGGAGCCATTGCAGGTGGCAGACCTGCTGGACAAATTATTGCCTGTTTATATTTCCCTGCTGCAATCACTGGAGAAAGCTGGTGCTACCTGGATTCAGATCGATGAACCCACGCTGGTACTGGATTTAACACCACAGCAACAGGCATTGTTCCAGTATGCATATAATAAAATTGCCGCCGTTCTTTCATCTGCAAAATTGTTACTGACCACCTACTTCGGCAGCCTGCAGGATAATACTGCATTGACTTTACAGCTACCCGTACATGCATTGCACATTGACCTGGTGAGGGCTCCGGAACAACTGGAGCGGGTATTAAACCTGATACCCAAACACCTGCAACTCTCGCTGGGTGTAGTGAATGGCCGGAATATCTGGAAGAATAATTATGAGCAAAGTGTCGCTTTGATTGAACAAGCTATTGAGGTAATAGGTGAAGAAAGAATATTGATTGCTGCTTCCTGTTCATTGCTGCATACCCCTTATGATCTGGACCTGGAAGAGCTGACACCACAGTTTAAAAACTGGATGGCGTTTGCAAAGCAGAAGGTGTATGAAGTAGTGGATCTGGCAAAGATCCTGTCAGGTAACCAGGATCTTCTGCTTGTGAATAAAGCAGCAATGCAGGATAGGGCCACCGCTTCCATCATTCACAAACCAGCTGTAAAAGCAAGGCTGGCGGCATTGACAGCGGCAGATGCACATCGTACAAGTGAATTTACCATTCGTCAGCAGGCGCAGGAAGCTGTGTTGAAACTACCATTGTTCCCGACTACTACCATTGGTTCATTTCCACAAACTGAAGACATTCGCAAACTACGTGCAGATGTGAAGAAAGGTGTGATCACCCGGGAGGCATATGATGTAGCGATCCGTAATGCGATTGGAGAGTCCGTGCAACTGCAGGAAAGCCTTCATATTGATGTGTTGGTGCATGGAGAATTTGAGCGGAATGATATGGTGGAATATTTTGGAGAACAGCTGGAAGGCTTTGTGTTTACGAAGAATGGCTGGGTGCAGAGTTATGGATCTCGCTGTGTAAAACCACCGGTTATATATGGAGATGTATCCCGCCCCCTGCCAATGACGGTAGAATGGAGTAGTTATGCACAATCGCTGACACGCAAGCCTATGAAGGGAATGCTGACAGGACCGGTCACGATTTTGCAATGGTCATTTGTGAGAGATGATCAACCCAGAGCTGATACTACTTTGCAGATTGCACTCGCTATCAGGGATGAGGTGAATGACCTGGAGAAGACGGGTATCAGGGTGATCCAGGTAGATGAACCTGCCATCAGGGAGGGCCTGCCATTGCGAAGGGCTGATTGGCCGGCGTACCTGGAATGGGCAGTAAAAGCCTTTAGGGTAGCGGTTTCCGGGGTAGAAGATGCCACGCAGATCCATACGCATATGTGTTATTCCGAGTTCAATGATATCATTGATAGTATTGCGGCAATGGATGCAGATGTGATTACAATAGAGACTTCGAGATCACAGATGGAATTGCTGGAGGTGTTTGCAACATTCAGGTATCCTTATGAAATTGGGCCTGGGGTGTATGATATACATTCGCCAAGAGTGCCTACGGTAGCGGAAATGACGGGATTGTTGGAGAAAGCGGTGCAGTTATTACCAGCGAGGAATATTTGGGTGAATCCGGATTGCGGATTGAAGACGAGGAAGTGGCCGGAGACGGAGCAGGCATTGCGGAATATGGTAACGGCTGCGGCGCAAATGAGAGTGGCGGTTCAACAAGTGGTTTGA